A single genomic interval of Syntrophobotulus glycolicus DSM 8271 harbors:
- the ribD gene encoding bifunctional diaminohydroxyphosphoribosylaminopyrimidine deaminase/5-amino-6-(5-phosphoribosylamino)uracil reductase RibD, giving the protein MQTGFSDQDKFYMQRALDLAEMAEGRTSPNPMVGCLIVKDGLIIGEGYHQKAGTPHAEVHALTAAGKRASGADVYVTLEPCSHFGRTPPCCDALIQAGVKRVFVALVDPNPLVRGKGIQKMRAAGIEVFTGLLENEAAKLNEPFVKAMKTNLPFVLYKSASTADGKTASCTGDSRWITNDLSRKYVHELRNSYDVIMVGSKTILQDNPQLTCRIAGGRHPVRLIVDGTLSIPEEARLLSLSEGSTIIATTRAASPKKIDKLKKIRNNIEVWVYSEERYVPLKTLMQDILEKGYQSVLLEGGGTLAGQMIAEKLVDKVNLFIAPKIIGQSSFSPISGFCINSMADAVMIREMEMKEFAGDILLSGYLKQ; this is encoded by the coding sequence ATGCAAACCGGTTTTTCTGATCAAGATAAGTTTTATATGCAAAGAGCGCTTGATCTTGCTGAGATGGCCGAGGGCCGGACCAGCCCCAATCCCATGGTAGGCTGCCTGATCGTGAAAGATGGTCTGATTATCGGCGAAGGATACCATCAAAAGGCCGGTACTCCTCATGCTGAAGTCCACGCTTTGACCGCGGCCGGAAAGAGAGCCTCCGGAGCGGATGTCTATGTGACGTTGGAACCCTGCTCTCACTTTGGCCGGACTCCTCCCTGCTGTGACGCTTTGATTCAGGCTGGGGTGAAGCGGGTATTTGTCGCTCTTGTTGATCCCAATCCTCTTGTCCGGGGAAAAGGAATTCAAAAAATGCGGGCTGCCGGAATTGAAGTATTTACGGGATTACTGGAAAATGAAGCGGCTAAATTGAACGAACCCTTTGTGAAAGCCATGAAAACAAACCTGCCTTTTGTTTTGTATAAATCCGCAAGCACCGCTGACGGCAAGACAGCCTCCTGCACCGGTGATTCCCGGTGGATCACCAATGACCTCTCCCGTAAATATGTTCATGAGCTGCGCAACAGCTATGATGTCATTATGGTTGGCAGTAAGACCATTCTCCAAGACAATCCTCAATTAACCTGCCGGATAGCCGGAGGACGTCACCCGGTAAGACTTATTGTCGATGGCACCCTTTCCATCCCAGAAGAAGCCAGGCTTCTCTCTCTTTCCGAAGGGTCGACAATTATTGCAACTACCCGGGCGGCATCTCCGAAAAAAATAGATAAATTAAAAAAGATCAGGAACAATATTGAGGTATGGGTTTATTCCGAAGAAAGGTACGTACCGCTGAAAACGTTAATGCAGGATATTTTAGAAAAGGGTTATCAGAGTGTTTTACTGGAAGGCGGCGGTACTTTAGCCGGACAGATGATTGCGGAAAAGCTTGTTGATAAGGTGAATTTATTTATTGCCCCCAAGATCATCGGGCAAAGCAGCTTCTCCCCCATTTCCGGGTTTTGTATAAATTCGATGGCCGATGCCGTTATGATCAGGGAGATGGAAATGAAAGAATTTGCCGGAGATATTCTGCTTTCCGGTTATTTAAAACAATAA
- a CDS encoding UPF0182 family protein — protein sequence MKVVLRIFILLALFLGILKAASGFYEDWLWFSDLGYADLFWTPVLSKAVIQIINGTILFILLSITLLSSRHAILTYYNENLRKRLRLVEDMGTPSFYLNSKQITVFLLVLAAIISFIISFIVGFTGWLDVLAFINSSDFYLTDPIFGKDFSFFVFRLPFLVTIYNAFFPPLVLLTIATASFYFLTKVFRIHSFKFWKRNSVSVNPTARKHMAILLTVLFTLKAFGYYISIYSLVYSQEGHVIGAGYTDIHVTVPVLKILIGICLLCSLLSVLAYFLKDARFLSVPVPLVVVLSLVLYGILPSAFQSFLVVPNELEKEAPYLANEIQMTRYGYGLDKIEERDYAGNAEVTADGLKGEAETLANIRINDTRPLLKAYTQEQGIRLYYKYNDIDVDRYKINGQNRQIMLSLREISTADLDEKAQTFVNTRFKYTHGFGLTASFANEVTSKGLPAFAVQNIPPQTDFTPLSLEEPRIYYGELTNNWVVVNTLVKEFDYPQGSENAENNYAGRTGITFTPFNKLMLSLSQTTARFYLAQEITSQSRILLHRNIVERVNKLMPFIKYDGDPYAVIDNGRIKWFIDGYTTARTIPYSTSSSDQNINYIRNSVKVIVDAYDGTVDFYSVDQEDPVLATYKKIFPGVFKDLADMPSSLKAHLRYPETMFKMQCQMLNHFHMTNPRVFYNKEDAWDLAKEVSNTQTESVDPYYVIMKLPDESKAEFILMQPFTPASSETNVRNNMISWLAARSDGDYYGKLVLYKLPKTIQIDGPFQVESRIDQDPEISKQLALWNQKGSSVIRGNLLALPFAGNFLFIEPVYLQSNTSGSIPEMKRIVAVLGDKVVMEETLDKAIQGVLGETEPVTTVEPKNESVPETTSPSQDLDTIKQQLDQIRTILDQLEKQLDTANQTE from the coding sequence TTGAAAGTAGTTTTACGAATATTTATCCTACTGGCCCTGTTTTTGGGAATACTTAAAGCGGCGAGCGGCTTTTACGAGGACTGGCTGTGGTTCTCCGATTTAGGATATGCCGATTTATTTTGGACTCCCGTGTTAAGCAAAGCAGTGATTCAGATCATCAATGGGACAATTCTTTTCATTCTTTTATCGATCACGCTTCTTTCAAGCAGGCATGCCATACTGACTTACTATAACGAAAATTTGCGGAAACGCCTGCGTCTGGTCGAAGATATGGGCACTCCATCCTTCTATTTGAATTCAAAACAAATCACTGTTTTTCTCTTAGTTTTAGCCGCAATCATCAGTTTTATTATCAGCTTTATTGTTGGTTTTACCGGCTGGCTGGATGTCCTGGCCTTTATCAATTCCTCGGACTTTTATTTAACCGATCCCATTTTTGGCAAAGACTTCAGTTTTTTTGTTTTCAGACTGCCTTTCCTGGTAACCATCTATAACGCGTTCTTTCCGCCTTTAGTGCTCCTGACCATAGCAACCGCTTCTTTCTACTTTTTGACCAAAGTGTTCAGGATTCATTCCTTCAAATTTTGGAAAAGAAATTCTGTATCGGTAAATCCCACGGCCCGGAAACATATGGCCATCCTTCTGACCGTTCTTTTTACCCTGAAAGCTTTCGGTTATTATATCAGTATTTACAGTCTGGTTTATTCCCAGGAAGGTCACGTGATCGGTGCCGGGTATACCGATATCCATGTCACTGTCCCCGTTCTTAAAATCCTCATCGGGATCTGTTTATTATGCTCGCTTTTATCCGTACTGGCTTATTTCCTGAAAGACGCCCGCTTTCTTTCTGTTCCGGTGCCGTTGGTCGTCGTCTTGTCCCTCGTTTTATATGGAATTCTTCCTTCGGCATTTCAGTCTTTTCTGGTCGTGCCCAATGAGCTGGAAAAGGAGGCCCCTTATTTAGCGAATGAAATCCAAATGACACGATATGGTTATGGTTTGGATAAAATCGAAGAAAGAGATTATGCCGGGAATGCCGAGGTGACAGCAGACGGTTTGAAAGGAGAGGCGGAAACCCTGGCAAACATCCGAATCAACGATACCCGTCCTCTGCTCAAGGCGTATACCCAAGAACAGGGAATCCGGCTGTATTATAAATATAATGACATCGATGTCGATAGGTACAAGATCAATGGACAGAACAGACAAATCATGCTTTCTTTACGGGAAATTTCCACTGCTGATCTGGATGAGAAAGCCCAGACTTTTGTAAACACAAGGTTCAAATATACCCACGGGTTCGGACTGACGGCTTCTTTTGCCAATGAGGTGACGTCAAAGGGGCTTCCGGCTTTCGCTGTCCAAAACATTCCGCCTCAAACCGATTTTACCCCGTTGAGTCTGGAAGAACCCCGAATTTATTACGGTGAACTGACCAATAACTGGGTTGTGGTCAATACTCTGGTTAAGGAATTTGATTATCCCCAGGGAAGTGAAAATGCCGAGAATAATTACGCAGGCCGAACCGGTATAACCTTTACCCCCTTCAATAAACTGATGCTCTCCCTCTCTCAGACTACGGCCAGATTCTATCTGGCCCAGGAAATAACATCCCAAAGCAGAATTCTGCTTCACCGCAATATTGTGGAACGAGTCAATAAACTGATGCCTTTTATCAAGTATGACGGGGATCCCTATGCGGTGATTGACAATGGCAGGATTAAATGGTTCATTGATGGCTATACCACCGCCAGAACGATCCCCTATTCCACATCCAGCAGTGACCAGAATATCAATTATATCCGCAATTCGGTCAAAGTCATCGTTGATGCTTATGACGGTACGGTCGATTTTTATTCTGTTGATCAAGAAGATCCGGTGCTTGCCACTTACAAAAAAATCTTTCCGGGGGTCTTTAAAGATCTGGCCGATATGCCGTCCTCTTTAAAAGCCCATTTGCGTTATCCGGAAACGATGTTTAAGATGCAGTGCCAGATGCTGAATCATTTTCATATGACAAACCCGAGAGTATTTTATAACAAAGAGGATGCCTGGGATCTGGCCAAAGAAGTGTCCAACACCCAAACGGAGAGTGTCGATCCTTACTATGTCATCATGAAGCTCCCCGACGAGAGCAAAGCGGAGTTCATATTGATGCAGCCTTTTACCCCCGCTTCAAGCGAAACCAATGTTCGCAATAATATGATTTCGTGGCTGGCGGCCAGATCGGATGGTGATTATTATGGAAAACTGGTCCTTTACAAGCTCCCTAAAACCATTCAAATTGACGGTCCGTTTCAGGTGGAATCCAGAATCGACCAAGACCCCGAGATTTCTAAACAACTGGCCCTCTGGAATCAAAAAGGCTCCAGTGTGATTAGAGGAAATCTGCTGGCCCTTCCCTTTGCCGGTAATTTCCTGTTTATCGAACCTGTTTATCTGCAATCCAATACCAGTGGAAGCATTCCAGAGATGAAAAGAATTGTTGCCGTACTGGGTGACAAAGTCGTGATGGAAGAAACGCTGGATAAGGCAATTCAGGGTGTCTTAGGCGAGACTGAACCGGTAACGACGGTTGAACCTAAAAATGAGTCTGTCCCGGAAACCACTTCGCCCAGCCAGGATCTGGATACCATCAAGCAGCAGCTTGACCAAATACGAACCATTTTAGACCAGCTGGAAAAACAGTTGGATACGGCAAATCAGACTGAGTAA
- a CDS encoding sensor histidine kinase: MERLNAAFEATLKAVENGKEEIFNIAETTRLEFQHLNKELDYLKVEISETIKNVDAQQKKEKQLRQVLMETSLNYKRYTEKQMMEVYIEAKNSQIDLQLIQEKELQLRHRRDELERSLKNLDHTVERADNLMNQVSLAISLLKQGISDMNTLYHNDVRKEIALRIIKVQDEERKRIAREVHDGPAQNLANIILRLEIAEKLLEIDQEKVKKEIQDLNHLVRSNLKDMRRIIFDLRPIDMEDTDFIETVRNYMIKYEKMYGIQAKLELTGDSKNFNHSLSIPIFRIIQEGMTNVAKHASSTMCKVSLGFLRDRLDAKIIDDGIGFSPDDFWKDPGEHFGLVGMRERVEMYSGQLSILSSAGNGTQYSFVIPYHSKGGREND; encoded by the coding sequence ATGGAACGGTTAAACGCGGCTTTCGAAGCAACCCTAAAAGCAGTTGAGAATGGAAAAGAAGAAATATTTAATATTGCGGAAACCACAAGGCTGGAGTTTCAACATTTAAACAAAGAATTGGACTATTTAAAAGTGGAAATTTCGGAAACAATTAAAAATGTTGACGCTCAGCAGAAAAAAGAAAAGCAGCTCAGACAGGTTCTTATGGAAACCAGCCTCAATTACAAGAGATATACGGAAAAGCAAATGATGGAAGTGTATATTGAAGCAAAAAATTCCCAGATCGATCTTCAATTGATCCAGGAAAAGGAACTCCAATTAAGACACCGCAGAGATGAATTGGAGCGTTCTCTTAAGAATCTTGATCATACGGTTGAACGGGCCGATAATCTGATGAATCAAGTCAGCCTTGCCATTTCCCTGTTAAAACAGGGGATTTCTGATATGAACACTCTATATCACAATGATGTTCGCAAAGAAATCGCTTTGCGGATTATTAAGGTTCAGGATGAAGAGCGCAAGAGAATCGCCAGAGAAGTTCATGACGGGCCTGCGCAAAACCTTGCCAATATTATTTTGCGTTTGGAAATTGCCGAAAAACTATTGGAGATCGATCAGGAAAAGGTAAAAAAAGAGATTCAGGATTTAAATCATTTAGTCCGTTCCAATCTGAAAGACATGAGGCGCATTATTTTTGATTTACGGCCAATTGATATGGAGGATACTGATTTTATTGAAACGGTCAGGAATTATATGATTAAATATGAGAAGATGTATGGGATTCAGGCAAAACTTGAGTTGACGGGAGATTCGAAAAATTTTAATCATTCTTTATCTATCCCGATATTCAGAATTATTCAGGAAGGCATGACAAATGTGGCTAAGCACGCCTCTTCCACTATGTGTAAAGTTTCTCTTGGTTTTTTACGGGACAGGCTTGACGCCAAAATCATTGATGATGGAATAGGATTTAGTCCGGATGACTTTTGGAAAGATCCGGGGGAACATTTCGGATTGGTTGGCATGAGAGAACGAGTTGAAATGTATTCGGGACAGTTGTCTATTCTATCCTCTGCCGGTAATGGTACCCAGTATTCTTTCGTCATACCGTATCACAGCAAAGGGGGGCGGGAAAATGATTAA
- a CDS encoding DnaD domain-containing protein: MVFLDKKFYGGFLQSFTFSGGISVPEYLLDHYFELGITPGEMMLIIHLLAEKDHQPGDLELIGNISRKMNTPVAEIESMIEHLAQMNLVVRVKNSTAKHTKYDFEGLIDQLFEIWGINKFKQLAEKKGAKVQINKETDLSMQKITTVFEHEIGRPLTGFECEHIEKWLTASFSQELIIEALRRGVSAGIRNFRYLDSILREWEKKGLKTLPEVQAEDEYFQSKQSKNKTERPAGKKNTGKNKSKYDNIYL; the protein is encoded by the coding sequence GTGGTTTTTTTGGATAAAAAGTTTTATGGCGGCTTTCTCCAGTCGTTTACCTTTTCAGGCGGAATATCCGTACCGGAATATTTATTGGATCATTATTTTGAACTGGGTATTACGCCCGGGGAAATGATGCTGATTATCCACCTGCTGGCGGAGAAAGACCATCAACCCGGAGATCTGGAGCTGATCGGGAATATCAGCAGAAAAATGAATACCCCCGTTGCTGAAATCGAAAGTATGATTGAGCACTTGGCGCAGATGAACCTCGTTGTGAGAGTAAAAAACAGTACGGCAAAACATACAAAATATGATTTTGAAGGGCTGATTGACCAGCTGTTTGAAATATGGGGAATTAACAAGTTTAAACAGCTTGCTGAGAAAAAAGGGGCAAAGGTCCAAATTAACAAAGAAACTGATTTGAGCATGCAAAAAATCACCACAGTGTTTGAACATGAAATAGGCCGGCCTTTGACCGGTTTTGAGTGTGAACATATTGAAAAATGGCTGACGGCCTCTTTTTCTCAAGAGTTGATTATTGAGGCTCTTCGGAGGGGCGTGAGTGCCGGGATCAGGAATTTCAGATATCTGGACTCGATATTGCGGGAGTGGGAAAAAAAGGGGTTGAAAACCTTGCCTGAGGTTCAGGCTGAGGACGAGTATTTTCAATCCAAGCAGAGCAAAAATAAAACAGAGCGGCCGGCAGGTAAAAAGAATACTGGGAAGAATAAAAGCAAGTATGACAATATTTATCTCTAA
- a CDS encoding GNAT family N-acetyltransferase, with the protein MLKGRKTIIRPLETDDLDILYTWFNDGEFSHWLTGGWPLRTLLRREEIERVIYDDDPQRYAILDIADHSMIGTIGFGEVNVPSRNASLYIGIGEKDHWSKGYGSDALHSFIAFLFNSWNLHRLTIKTWSGNSRASSCYQKLGFQLEGRLRDAYYVDGAYQDELVFGLLKEECKF; encoded by the coding sequence ATGCTGAAAGGCCGGAAAACAATCATCAGGCCCTTGGAAACTGATGATTTGGATATTCTTTATACCTGGTTTAACGACGGAGAATTTTCTCACTGGCTTACCGGCGGCTGGCCCTTGCGTACTCTTCTGCGCCGGGAGGAGATAGAAAGGGTGATCTATGACGATGATCCGCAAAGATATGCAATCCTGGATATTGCCGATCATTCAATGATCGGCACAATTGGTTTCGGGGAAGTCAATGTCCCTTCCAGGAACGCTTCACTCTATATTGGCATAGGAGAAAAAGACCATTGGAGTAAGGGGTATGGATCTGATGCTTTGCATAGCTTTATTGCTTTTCTGTTCAACTCCTGGAATTTACACCGTCTCACGATAAAAACATGGTCCGGCAACAGCCGGGCTTCTTCCTGCTATCAAAAACTGGGCTTTCAACTGGAAGGCCGGCTCCGGGACGCTTATTATGTTGACGGCGCATATCAGGATGAGTTGGTCTTTGGTCTGCTCAAGGAAGAATGCAAGTTTTAA
- a CDS encoding MBL fold metallo-hydrolase, translating to MKINFFGASGTVTGSCYLVEASGFRILIDCGMFQGSKIIKELNYGDFPFDPLSIDAVILTHAHIDHSGLIPKLIKSGYNGKVYATPATKAFCEVMLPDSGHIQEMEIERKNRKRVRAGLLPLAPIYTAEQGLAALNSFLSVPYHQNVVLGDGAEFEFYDAGHILGSSYVMLKITEGDGVKKILFSGDIGSSDQPYIENPSKVGGADVVIMETTYGDRMHTEKPQRLERFAQIIQDAFARGDHIIIPAFAVERTQDLLYYLKDLQDKKMIPVIPIYVDSPLAVAATKIFNRHPDVFDDETTEKIDQGNNPLVMKNLHFSVTTDDSIRLNNLQERAIIISASGMADAGRIKHHLKHNLWKENTTVIFVGYQAEGTLGRRLVDGAEEVTIHGETITVKANIVQLMGFSSHADQRELLDWVEYAGKDAEEIILVHGERESLDGFSLLLQEKLNKQPLIPELGESIEFKDGQIICVKPDKPWLKVMEERLSEIEDEKLKPFVARKAPVKKKVLVARANQLYSGLRRKLRIAMDKKRNEESYEVLIETLKEISNMLDSIK from the coding sequence ATGAAAATCAATTTTTTTGGAGCGTCAGGCACGGTTACCGGATCTTGTTATTTAGTGGAAGCTTCCGGCTTCCGTATTTTGATTGATTGCGGGATGTTTCAGGGGTCCAAAATTATCAAGGAATTAAACTATGGTGACTTTCCCTTTGATCCTCTGTCCATTGATGCAGTAATTCTGACCCATGCCCATATTGATCATTCCGGACTTATTCCGAAGCTCATCAAAAGCGGCTATAATGGGAAAGTCTATGCCACACCGGCCACGAAAGCCTTTTGTGAAGTCATGCTGCCGGACAGCGGTCATATTCAGGAAATGGAAATCGAAAGGAAAAACAGAAAGAGAGTTCGGGCTGGCTTGCTTCCTCTTGCCCCAATTTATACTGCCGAACAGGGCTTGGCTGCCCTTAACTCCTTTTTATCTGTTCCGTATCACCAGAATGTGGTCTTAGGGGACGGTGCGGAGTTTGAATTTTATGACGCCGGACATATTTTAGGTTCCTCGTATGTCATGCTGAAAATCACCGAGGGTGATGGGGTTAAAAAAATCTTGTTTTCCGGTGATATCGGTTCGTCTGATCAACCCTATATTGAAAATCCCAGCAAGGTCGGCGGGGCAGATGTTGTCATTATGGAAACCACTTATGGTGACCGGATGCATACGGAAAAACCGCAGCGCCTGGAAAGGTTTGCCCAGATTATTCAAGATGCCTTTGCCCGGGGAGATCATATCATCATCCCGGCATTTGCTGTTGAGAGGACTCAGGATCTCCTGTATTACCTCAAAGACCTTCAGGACAAGAAAATGATCCCTGTTATCCCGATTTATGTTGACAGCCCCCTGGCTGTGGCCGCAACAAAGATTTTCAACAGGCATCCGGATGTCTTTGATGATGAAACGACAGAGAAAATCGATCAGGGCAATAATCCTTTAGTCATGAAAAATCTTCATTTTAGTGTGACCACAGATGATTCCATCAGGCTGAATAATTTGCAGGAAAGGGCGATCATTATCTCGGCCAGCGGCATGGCTGACGCCGGCAGGATCAAACATCACTTGAAACATAACCTGTGGAAAGAAAATACAACCGTCATTTTCGTCGGTTATCAGGCGGAAGGAACTTTAGGCCGAAGACTTGTCGACGGTGCGGAAGAGGTGACCATCCACGGGGAAACGATCACCGTAAAAGCGAATATTGTGCAGCTCATGGGTTTTTCTTCACATGCCGATCAACGTGAGCTCCTGGACTGGGTGGAATACGCCGGAAAAGACGCTGAAGAGATTATTCTGGTGCATGGGGAACGAGAATCTTTAGATGGATTTTCTTTATTACTGCAAGAAAAATTGAATAAACAACCGCTCATTCCGGAATTGGGAGAAAGCATTGAGTTTAAAGACGGCCAAATTATTTGCGTTAAGCCGGACAAACCGTGGCTTAAAGTGATGGAAGAAAGACTGTCTGAAATTGAAGATGAAAAACTGAAGCCTTTTGTCGCCAGAAAAGCCCCCGTGAAGAAAAAAGTCCTCGTTGCAAGAGCCAACCAGCTTTATTCCGGGCTCAGAAGAAAGCTCAGAATTGCGATGGATAAGAAAAGAAATGAAGAAAGCTATGAGGTATTGATCGAAACCCTCAAAGAAATATCGAATATGCTTGACTCGATAAAATAA
- a CDS encoding response regulator, which yields MIKVVIADDHPLLREGLRRILEFEPGIQVVTEVGDGQGAINIARSLTFDILLMDLNMPGMNGLEACRVIRRERPEIGIIVLTVDDSDEKVFQVLQTGVAGYLLKDVFPKTLVNSIRKVYSGEPILAPSVTGKLLGQISTPSKNKNSFGLSKREMEILRAVARGSSNKEIGISLYISEKTVKNHLSNIFRKLEVEDRTQAAIKAVKLNLVHLE from the coding sequence ATGATTAAAGTGGTGATCGCTGATGACCATCCTTTACTCAGGGAAGGATTGCGGCGCATCTTAGAATTTGAACCGGGAATTCAGGTTGTAACAGAAGTAGGGGATGGGCAAGGGGCGATTAATATTGCCCGCAGCTTAACCTTTGATATCCTGCTTATGGATTTAAATATGCCTGGAATGAATGGGCTGGAGGCATGCAGGGTCATTCGCCGGGAACGTCCTGAAATCGGCATTATCGTCCTGACTGTGGATGATTCCGACGAGAAAGTCTTTCAGGTTCTGCAAACCGGGGTAGCCGGCTATCTTTTAAAAGATGTTTTTCCCAAAACTCTCGTCAATTCTATTCGTAAGGTCTACTCCGGGGAACCCATCTTGGCTCCCTCCGTAACCGGCAAATTGCTCGGCCAGATTTCTACTCCGTCCAAAAATAAAAACAGCTTTGGTTTAAGCAAACGGGAAATGGAAATTTTGCGGGCCGTGGCCAGGGGATCATCAAATAAAGAAATCGGTATTTCTCTATATATCAGTGAAAAAACCGTTAAAAACCATTTATCCAATATTTTTCGAAAGCTTGAGGTTGAAGACCGGACTCAGGCCGCAATCAAAGCGGTCAAACTTAATCTTGTTCATTTGGAATGA
- a CDS encoding HD domain-containing protein, whose amino-acid sequence MDLNQDIMKLIMNSGAHPALGWKHCQRVFYLAKELAQQYTLDEEILYLACMLHDIGKYPGYALPNIDHVLRSKGIASNILKKYSYEQSKLNKVLDAIESHMYYSEPQGTEEAIYLRDANILDSIGNIGIMKIFSLIGHDELIETPEEAIARVQTFADALPKKVSTKNGKRIALKRREEMMRFLGGIRKQTSEYAWV is encoded by the coding sequence ATGGATCTTAATCAGGATATCATGAAATTAATCATGAATTCAGGAGCACATCCCGCGCTTGGCTGGAAACACTGCCAAAGGGTTTTTTATCTGGCGAAAGAATTGGCCCAACAATACACCCTTGACGAAGAGATCCTGTATCTTGCCTGTATGCTGCATGACATCGGAAAATACCCCGGTTATGCCCTGCCAAACATTGATCATGTCCTTAGATCGAAAGGAATTGCCTCAAATATCCTGAAAAAATATTCTTATGAACAGAGCAAGCTCAACAAAGTTCTGGATGCAATCGAATCCCACATGTATTATTCAGAGCCGCAGGGAACGGAAGAAGCCATCTATCTTCGTGATGCCAATATCTTAGACAGTATCGGCAATATCGGCATAATGAAGATCTTTTCTTTGATCGGTCATGATGAATTGATTGAGACTCCCGAAGAAGCCATTGCCCGTGTCCAGACATTTGCAGATGCCCTGCCCAAAAAGGTTTCGACCAAAAACGGGAAAAGAATAGCCTTAAAAAGACGGGAGGAAATGATGCGCTTTTTGGGCGGAATCAGAAAACAGACCTCCGAGTATGCCTGGGTATAG
- a CDS encoding ATP-binding protein — MTDFYQCAKCLDRGIVVEGDTAIPCTCMLQKRLDNSFKYARLSKDLLGCDFRQFNLDYYQDPNDPEKIHLHHAEKALQAARAFAGNLLNHKNETGLLLTGPVGSGKTFLAAAIANNLVANRINLLFLVVPDMLDELRASFSKNTASEIDLLDIARTVPVLILDDLGAHNYTEWTKNRIYSILNYRMNEQLPTVITSNLDFGDIEVYLGDRTCSRLLQMCRVFKLTIETDIRYQKYQKREGK, encoded by the coding sequence TTGACGGATTTCTATCAATGTGCAAAATGTTTGGATAGGGGAATTGTTGTGGAGGGAGACACCGCAATCCCTTGCACCTGCATGCTGCAAAAAAGATTGGATAATTCTTTTAAATACGCCCGTTTATCTAAGGATCTCCTGGGCTGCGATTTCCGACAATTTAATCTGGACTATTATCAGGATCCCAATGATCCGGAAAAAATCCACTTGCATCATGCTGAGAAGGCTTTGCAGGCAGCCAGGGCTTTCGCCGGAAACCTGCTTAATCATAAAAATGAAACCGGTCTGTTGCTCACCGGTCCGGTCGGTTCCGGAAAAACATTTCTGGCGGCCGCGATTGCCAATAATCTGGTCGCCAACCGGATTAACCTGCTGTTCCTGGTCGTTCCCGACATGCTTGATGAGTTGAGGGCTTCTTTTTCCAAAAACACGGCGAGTGAAATTGACCTGCTTGATATTGCCAGAACGGTTCCCGTTCTGATCCTGGATGACCTTGGGGCTCATAACTATACGGAGTGGACAAAAAACAGGATTTATTCCATTCTGAATTACCGTATGAATGAACAATTGCCGACAGTGATCACCAGTAATTTGGACTTCGGAGATATTGAAGTCTATTTAGGAGACAGGACATGTTCCAGATTGCTGCAAATGTGCCGGGTCTTCAAATTAACGATAGAAACAGATATCCGCTACCAAAAATATCAAAAAAGAGAAGGAAAATAA
- a CDS encoding ANTAR domain-containing response regulator: MNRAFLVLKEKLIQEINPVLPLVNYQTISKTENGIEALRIAQRLEPNLIICSWDIQGISALDLVQNLIQANLCPVILVLEQKDQNSLQYAVKTGVHQIITAPIRAVDIIAGVVQAEHRYHTELMHRDEIRKLNDEVTTRKILYQAILKLIPLGLEEEAAYALIRKQAMTTRKSIRSVAVSIVKGLWLPTEEK, translated from the coding sequence ATGAATAGAGCGTTTCTGGTTTTAAAAGAAAAATTAATTCAGGAGATCAATCCTGTACTGCCGCTTGTTAATTATCAGACCATATCCAAAACGGAAAACGGGATTGAAGCCCTGCGCATTGCCCAAAGGCTTGAACCTAATCTGATCATCTGCAGTTGGGACATTCAGGGGATTTCAGCTTTGGATCTGGTGCAAAACCTGATTCAAGCCAATCTTTGTCCGGTCATTCTTGTTTTAGAGCAGAAAGATCAAAACAGTCTTCAGTATGCCGTCAAGACAGGCGTCCATCAAATCATTACAGCGCCCATTCGGGCTGTAGACATCATTGCAGGGGTCGTTCAGGCCGAGCACAGATATCATACGGAACTCATGCACAGGGACGAAATCAGAAAACTCAATGATGAAGTGACAACAAGGAAAATATTATATCAAGCCATCTTAAAACTGATTCCGTTGGGCTTGGAAGAAGAAGCGGCCTATGCCTTGATCAGAAAGCAGGCCATGACCACCCGCAAGTCCATTCGCTCTGTTGCCGTAAGCATCGTTAAGGGTTTATGGCTGCCTACCGAAGAAAAATGA